In one window of Maribacter sp. BPC-D8 DNA:
- a CDS encoding acyl-CoA dehydrogenase, with translation MDFSLNEEQKLIQQAARDFAETELLAEVIERDDAQRFPTEEIKKLGELGFLGMMVDPKYGGSGLDTLSYVIAMEEISKIDASTSVVMSVNNSLVCWGLEKFGSEAQKEKYLTKLSTGEQIGAFCLSEPEAGSDATSQKTTAIDMGDHYIVNGTKNWITNGSSASTYIVIAQTDKDKKHRGINALIIEKGAPGFEIGPKENKLGIRGSDTHSLIFNDVKVPKENRIGEDGFGFKFAMKTLAGGRIGIAAQALGIAAGAYELALKYSKERKAFGTEISNHQAIAFKLADMHTEIQAARLLVYQSAMDKDNGNDYDLSGAMAKLYASKVAMETTVEAVQIHGGNGFVKDYHVERLMRDAKITQIYEGTSEIQKIVISRSILK, from the coding sequence ATGGATTTTTCATTAAATGAAGAACAAAAACTTATACAACAAGCTGCACGTGATTTTGCTGAAACTGAACTGTTAGCAGAAGTAATTGAACGTGATGATGCCCAAAGATTCCCTACAGAGGAAATTAAAAAATTGGGAGAACTTGGATTTCTAGGAATGATGGTAGATCCGAAGTATGGCGGAAGCGGTCTTGATACATTATCTTATGTAATAGCCATGGAAGAAATTTCTAAAATTGACGCTTCTACTTCAGTTGTCATGTCAGTAAATAATTCTTTAGTATGTTGGGGTTTAGAAAAATTTGGTTCTGAAGCTCAAAAGGAAAAATATCTTACCAAACTTTCTACAGGTGAGCAAATAGGTGCATTTTGCCTTTCTGAACCAGAAGCTGGTAGTGATGCTACATCTCAAAAAACTACTGCAATAGACATGGGCGACCATTATATTGTAAACGGCACTAAAAACTGGATTACCAACGGTAGCTCTGCAAGTACATATATTGTAATTGCACAAACCGATAAAGACAAAAAGCACAGAGGCATAAATGCTTTGATCATTGAGAAAGGTGCTCCCGGATTTGAAATTGGTCCTAAAGAAAATAAATTAGGTATTAGAGGTAGCGACACCCATTCGTTAATATTTAACGATGTAAAAGTGCCAAAAGAAAATAGAATCGGTGAAGATGGCTTCGGCTTTAAATTTGCAATGAAAACTTTGGCAGGCGGTCGTATAGGCATTGCTGCACAAGCATTAGGTATTGCTGCAGGTGCTTACGAACTAGCTCTAAAATATTCTAAAGAACGTAAGGCTTTCGGTACTGAAATTAGCAACCACCAAGCTATCGCATTTAAACTTGCCGATATGCATACCGAAATTCAAGCAGCACGATTACTAGTTTATCAATCTGCAATGGATAAGGATAATGGTAATGATTATGATCTTTCTGGTGCTATGGCAAAACTATACGCATCAAAAGTTGCTATGGAAACTACGGTTGAAGCCGTACAAATTCATGGTGGAAACGGTTTTGTAAAAGACTACCACGTTGAACGATTAATGAGAGATGCCAAAATAACTCAGATATATGAAGGCACCTCTGAAATACAAAAAATCGTGATTTCTAGAAGTATTTTGAAGTAA
- the nhaD gene encoding sodium:proton antiporter NhaD → METIIVIVFLAGYLAITLEHNLKIDKLIPALAMMAILWALIALGIDGYENWFDSAHQSLVEGFDKFGHLDRMHMMEESLLHHLGKTAEILFFLLGAMTIVEIIDYFDGFATIKGFIKTKEKGKLLWLFSILAFILSAIIDNLTATIVLITILQKVIKDRETKLWFAGMIVITANAGGAWSPIGDVTTTMLWIANRVSAGQLVLHVLLPSLVCMIVPVVIASRFKVFKGLIDGELEEEKSKSKYSGVMLYLGLGAILFVPIFKTVTHLPPYVGMMLSLAVVATFAEIYSNKKFSISSVDQEGQDSEGHHSPVHHSLSKIELPSILFFLGILLAVAAMESLGILFNAAGALNEAIPNTDVVVLLFGLGSAVIDNVPLVAASMGMFSEPLDNPLWHFIAYSAGTGGSMLIIGSAAGVVAMGMEKIDFFWYLKNIAWLAFAGFISGAVVFILLRDFVLNV, encoded by the coding sequence ATGGAAACCATCATTGTTATTGTTTTTTTGGCAGGATACCTTGCCATTACTTTAGAGCACAATCTTAAAATAGATAAATTAATTCCGGCATTAGCTATGATGGCTATACTTTGGGCACTGATTGCTCTTGGTATAGATGGCTATGAAAACTGGTTTGATTCTGCTCATCAAAGTCTTGTTGAAGGATTTGATAAATTTGGTCATTTGGATCGAATGCACATGATGGAGGAATCTCTTTTGCATCATTTAGGAAAAACTGCTGAAATCTTATTTTTCTTGTTAGGAGCAATGACTATTGTAGAAATAATTGATTATTTCGATGGTTTTGCAACTATAAAAGGTTTTATTAAAACAAAGGAGAAGGGAAAATTACTTTGGTTATTTTCAATATTAGCATTCATATTATCAGCTATAATAGATAACCTTACAGCTACTATTGTTTTAATTACTATACTTCAAAAGGTTATTAAGGATAGAGAAACAAAATTATGGTTTGCTGGTATGATCGTTATTACCGCAAACGCAGGTGGTGCTTGGTCGCCTATTGGTGATGTTACCACTACCATGTTGTGGATTGCTAATAGAGTAAGTGCTGGTCAACTTGTTCTTCACGTACTTTTACCTTCATTGGTATGTATGATTGTACCTGTTGTTATTGCAAGTAGATTTAAAGTATTTAAAGGTTTAATTGATGGGGAATTAGAAGAAGAGAAATCTAAGTCTAAGTATAGTGGGGTAATGTTGTATTTAGGTCTAGGTGCTATTTTGTTCGTTCCTATTTTTAAAACAGTTACACATTTACCACCTTATGTAGGTATGATGTTATCATTGGCTGTTGTAGCGACTTTCGCTGAAATATATAGTAATAAGAAATTTAGCATTTCTTCAGTAGATCAAGAAGGTCAAGATAGTGAAGGTCACCATAGTCCTGTTCACCATTCTTTATCTAAAATAGAATTGCCTAGTATATTGTTCTTCTTAGGAATTTTATTGGCGGTAGCTGCTATGGAGTCATTAGGAATACTTTTTAATGCTGCAGGTGCACTTAATGAGGCAATACCTAATACTGATGTTGTAGTGTTATTATTTGGTTTAGGTTCGGCGGTTATTGATAACGTACCATTGGTTGCTGCAAGTATGGGAATGTTTAGCGAACCTTTAGATAATCCGTTATGGCATTTTATCGCTTATTCTGCTGGTACAGGTGGTAGTATGTTGATAATTGGTTCTGCTGCAGGTGTTGTTGCAATGGGTATGGAGAAAATTGATTTTTTCTGGTATCTTAAAAATATTGCATGGTTGGCATTTGCAGGTTTTATTAGTGGGGCTGTTGTTTTTATCCTATTAAGAGATTTTGTACTTAACGTATAA
- a CDS encoding MotA/TolQ/ExbB proton channel family protein, producing the protein MLLFQDLAQDASEELLSEEKTLSVIDLVFNGGTGSVIIISVLFIMLGVALYIYFERLLAVNAASKIDKNFMNQIRDYVTTGNLDAAKLLCAQTDSPVARLTEKGVSRIGKPLDDINTAIENAGTLEVYKLEKNVSILATVAGAAPMIGFLGTVIGMILAFHEMASSGGQAEMGSLASGIYTAMTTTVAGLIVGIIAYVGYNHLVNRTDKVVHKMEANAVDFLDLLNEPL; encoded by the coding sequence ATGTTATTATTCCAGGATTTGGCTCAAGATGCGAGCGAAGAATTATTGTCTGAAGAGAAAACTCTTTCGGTTATAGATTTAGTTTTTAATGGTGGTACAGGTAGTGTCATTATTATATCGGTGTTGTTCATAATGTTGGGCGTAGCTCTATATATCTATTTTGAACGTTTGCTAGCTGTAAATGCGGCATCTAAAATAGATAAGAACTTTATGAATCAAATTCGTGACTATGTTACTACGGGTAATTTAGATGCTGCAAAGCTTCTATGTGCACAAACCGATTCACCAGTAGCTAGATTGACCGAAAAAGGTGTATCGAGAATTGGTAAACCATTAGACGATATAAATACGGCAATTGAAAATGCTGGTACTTTAGAGGTCTATAAGCTAGAAAAAAATGTAAGTATACTTGCGACAGTAGCAGGTGCTGCGCCAATGATTGGTTTCTTGGGTACCGTTATTGGTATGATACTTGCTTTTCATGAAATGGCCAGTAGTGGCGGTCAAGCAGAGATGGGGTCTTTGGCATCTGGTATTTATACAGCAATGACAACAACAGTTGCAGGTCTTATAGTAGGTATTATTGCTTATGTTGGGTATAACCATTTAGTGAATAGAACTGATAAAGTAGTTCATAAAATGGAGGCTAATGCAGTTGATTTTCTAGATCTATTAAACGAACCTCTTTAA
- a CDS encoding ExbD/TolR family protein — MKLKGRNKVSPDFSMSSMTDIVFLLLVFFMLTANSPNALDLLLPKAKGKSTNTQNVSVSIDKNLQYFVNDERINGEYIEIELKKALAGQDSPTIILRTEESVAIKEAVYVMDIANRNNYKVILAVRPN; from the coding sequence ATGAAATTAAAAGGAAGAAATAAAGTCAGTCCAGACTTTAGCATGTCTTCAATGACAGATATCGTATTCTTGTTATTGGTATTTTTCATGCTAACCGCAAATTCACCGAACGCTTTAGATCTATTACTTCCTAAAGCAAAAGGGAAATCTACAAATACTCAGAATGTATCTGTAAGTATAGATAAGAACCTGCAATACTTCGTTAATGATGAACGTATTAATGGGGAGTATATAGAGATAGAGTTGAAAAAAGCTTTAGCTGGTCAAGACAGTCCTACTATCATACTTAGAACAGAAGAAAGTGTTGCGATTAAAGAAGCTGTATATGTTATGGACATCGCAAATAGAAATAATTATAAGGTTATTTTGGCAGTACGCCCGAACTAA
- a CDS encoding energy transducer TonB, whose translation MAFLDTKHKKKSLTLTTLLLSALLLVLFYIGLNYMDPPEENGISVNFGTMEFGSGKVQPKEKIQSEPLDTPPVEPTIQEVAETVEEPVEEVEEAAAEKEAPAEKLLTQDNEEAIKIDQAKEAKRKADEAAADAKRKAEAAENKKKAEAAKIAKQKKDAEDKARQEQEAKKKALDAMMGGLNKSDGTASGSEGDDNKAGDKGQPDGDPYATSYYGSPGSGSGTGGYGLNGRSLVNKGQVQQECNESGRVVVKIVVDRNGKVISAEPGVRGTTNNNPCLLEPAKKTAFMHKWNLDSNAPNQQVGFVVVNFKLGE comes from the coding sequence ATGGCATTTTTAGATACGAAACATAAAAAGAAATCATTGACACTTACCACATTGTTGTTAAGTGCGCTGCTGTTGGTTTTATTTTATATCGGTCTAAATTATATGGATCCACCAGAAGAAAACGGGATCTCCGTCAATTTTGGTACTATGGAATTTGGTAGCGGTAAAGTACAACCAAAAGAAAAGATACAGTCAGAGCCTTTAGATACTCCTCCTGTTGAGCCAACTATACAAGAAGTTGCAGAAACTGTTGAAGAGCCTGTAGAAGAAGTCGAAGAAGCTGCTGCCGAGAAAGAGGCGCCTGCAGAAAAGTTATTGACTCAAGATAATGAGGAGGCTATAAAAATCGATCAGGCAAAAGAAGCTAAAAGAAAGGCTGATGAAGCAGCTGCAGATGCTAAAAGAAAAGCAGAAGCAGCAGAGAATAAGAAAAAGGCTGAAGCAGCAAAAATTGCTAAGCAAAAGAAAGATGCTGAAGACAAGGCGCGCCAAGAGCAAGAAGCTAAAAAGAAAGCTTTAGATGCAATGATGGGTGGTCTTAATAAGTCTGACGGTACAGCATCTGGTAGCGAAGGAGATGATAACAAGGCAGGAGATAAAGGTCAGCCAGACGGTGATCCATATGCAACTAGTTATTATGGAAGTCCTGGTAGTGGCAGTGGAACTGGTGGTTATGGCTTAAATGGTCGATCATTAGTTAACAAAGGACAGGTGCAACAAGAATGTAACGAGTCTGGTAGGGTAGTGGTCAAGATTGTTGTAGATCGCAATGGTAAAGTAATAAGTGCCGAGCCAGGGGTAAGAGGTACAACCAATAATAATCCATGTTTGTTAGAGCCAGCCAAGAAAACCGCGTTCATGCATAAATGGAATTTAGATAGCAATGCTCCAAATCAACAAGTTGGTTTTGTAGTTGTGAACTTCAAATTAGGAGAGTGA
- a CDS encoding bifunctional folylpolyglutamate synthase/dihydrofolate synthase: MTYKETLDWMFAQLPMYQNKGKSAFNSKLDGITLFANHLNNPHTQFKSIHVAGTNGKGSSSHLLASVLQEAGYKVGLYTSPHLKDFRERIRINGNKVAKHWVVDFIQENQAYFTENKLSFFEMTVGMAFSCFAQEKVDIAIIEVGLGGRLDSTNIIKPEVSLITNIGLDHVDMLGDTIAKIAREKAGIIKSGVPVVISEYSKETAPVFNSVAKDNNAKIIFAENVDFPEYEIGLLGSYQKKNIKGVLATLNALSGFVVTESNIVQGLLHVVENTKLMGRWQQIGLNPTIICDTAHNKEGISLVMEQVKKQKYKELHIVIGFVKDKDISSITFLFPKNATYYYCKPKNFRGLDEKDLERVFSEAGFKGDVYKSVNKAFKAAKKRAKKNDFVYVGGSNFVVAEVL; the protein is encoded by the coding sequence GTGACCTATAAAGAAACATTAGATTGGATGTTTGCACAACTTCCAATGTATCAGAATAAAGGTAAGAGTGCCTTTAATTCAAAACTTGATGGCATTACGTTATTCGCCAATCATTTAAACAACCCTCACACACAGTTTAAGAGTATACATGTAGCCGGTACCAATGGTAAAGGTTCAAGTAGCCATCTATTGGCTTCAGTTCTTCAAGAAGCTGGTTATAAAGTCGGTTTATATACTTCGCCACATTTAAAAGATTTTAGAGAACGTATTCGTATTAATGGAAATAAGGTCGCTAAGCATTGGGTGGTAGATTTTATTCAAGAGAATCAAGCATATTTTACTGAAAACAAGCTATCGTTTTTTGAAATGACGGTTGGTATGGCATTTTCATGTTTTGCCCAAGAAAAGGTTGATATAGCAATTATTGAAGTGGGGCTGGGCGGTAGGCTCGATTCTACCAATATTATTAAGCCAGAGGTAAGCTTAATAACAAATATAGGTTTAGACCATGTTGATATGCTCGGCGATACTATTGCTAAAATTGCAAGAGAGAAAGCAGGAATTATAAAATCGGGGGTTCCAGTTGTTATTAGTGAGTATAGTAAAGAAACAGCACCAGTCTTTAATTCAGTCGCAAAAGATAATAATGCTAAAATAATATTTGCCGAAAATGTAGATTTTCCTGAATATGAAATCGGGTTGTTAGGTTCTTATCAGAAGAAAAATATAAAAGGAGTACTTGCAACTTTGAATGCGTTGTCGGGTTTTGTAGTAACAGAAAGCAATATAGTTCAGGGGTTGCTACATGTGGTTGAAAATACGAAACTAATGGGGCGTTGGCAGCAAATTGGTTTAAATCCTACTATTATTTGTGATACAGCCCATAATAAAGAAGGTATCTCGCTTGTCATGGAACAAGTGAAAAAACAGAAATATAAAGAATTACATATCGTAATCGGCTTTGTAAAGGATAAGGATATTAGTAGTATAACATTCCTTTTTCCAAAAAATGCAACATATTATTACTGTAAGCCAAAAAATTTCAGGGGACTTGATGAAAAAGATTTAGAACGGGTGTTTTCTGAAGCAGGTTTTAAAGGTGATGTTTATAAGTCTGTAAATAAGGCTTTTAAAGCTGCAAAAAAACGAGCTAAAAAGAATGATTTCGTTTATGTCGGAGGTAGTAATTTTGTGGTAGCAGAAGTTCTTTAA
- a CDS encoding SusC/RagA family TonB-linked outer membrane protein — protein sequence MNFKLKIFMVVMLLVNIQLFAQDTYDLSGTVVDANNVPIPGANIVVANTTRGTQSDFDGNFSIQVTSGDILRFSYIGYTTETVAIVSQKTVNVTLNEDASQLDEVVVVGYGTQKKSTVTGSISKVTNETLDQIAVSRVDDALIGQVSGVNIQATNAEAGGAPTITIRGIGSVTADSGPALVIDGVVVSSDFLGNLDMNDVESFEVLKDAASAAIYGSEGSNGVILITTKSGKVGKTKFSYQTYTGIKSAHGSDDYRKSVSEWAKIEQAATGTLSNETQYAQLLVQATGVDRDWQDVFFDGGAITSHSLSARGGSEDTKFSTSLRYLHDEGVVITDDYKLFSANMKVDSKIGERAKFGIRATPSYTKQRRLPTSIHNPTRQSPWLPIYHTEESLQFINRDNYPDVGVGDYFYENHLVELDVNGDGNDSRPRTSGDSNPYAQYVEREHFEYNTKLFGSTYLSYELLDGLTAKTSLGVTLEQRKRTRYDGVLNHASGNSRASYYLANRFKTRIISDNTLNYNKTFGDDHDLSLLLGATIQKRKSEESITTGSGFSNDLLKNFQGATLVDLPTEINTELKKLGYFARVNYAYKGKYLLNASFRRDGSSVFGIDSKWGNFPAVSVGWNVAKENFLLNSDVVNTLKFRGSYGLTGAENFNVGDDIVNSWPYLALLQNSNAIDDGSIAAGVSPLNIANTLLQWEASKEFTVGLDYGFFNNRISGSIDYYQRTSDELLLNNPVSYISGFNSGIVNLGEVQNKGIELELRTRNVSNENFSWNSTFIASTNKNELLSFGDSNNALIEDDYGRNSQWINRIGEPISSFWGYVVDEEAFDETSFRTTYVDSPWNRINGQSDDTIVKDLNGDGLITEEDKTILGSPYPDLVYSFTNEFKFGNVDFSFMVQGSLGAQVNNIGDQYFYNWFGNRTRSGGELEAVANGLVSDVSFIQEKVLTSDVIASADYFSLRNVNLGYNFSNDVAERIGVSGLRVYATAQNLLYITADDYHGFNPEHIDGSNPRAYGSQRAGTPIFRTITFGLNVDF from the coding sequence ATGAATTTTAAATTAAAAATTTTTATGGTTGTAATGTTGCTTGTCAACATTCAATTATTTGCACAAGACACCTATGATCTATCAGGTACGGTAGTAGATGCAAACAATGTACCAATACCTGGTGCAAATATCGTTGTAGCAAATACAACAAGAGGAACCCAAAGTGATTTTGACGGGAATTTTAGCATTCAAGTTACTAGTGGTGACATTCTACGTTTTTCTTATATAGGATATACTACTGAAACAGTAGCTATCGTTTCACAGAAAACAGTTAATGTTACTTTAAATGAAGACGCTAGTCAATTAGATGAAGTTGTAGTTGTTGGTTATGGTACGCAGAAAAAATCTACCGTTACTGGTTCAATTTCTAAAGTAACTAACGAAACACTAGACCAAATTGCGGTATCAAGGGTTGATGACGCTTTAATAGGTCAAGTTTCAGGTGTTAATATTCAAGCTACTAATGCTGAAGCGGGTGGTGCTCCTACTATTACTATTAGAGGTATTGGTTCAGTAACTGCTGATTCTGGTCCTGCATTAGTAATTGATGGGGTGGTTGTAAGTTCAGATTTCCTTGGTAATCTTGATATGAATGATGTAGAATCTTTTGAAGTATTAAAAGATGCTGCTTCTGCTGCCATTTATGGTAGTGAAGGTTCTAACGGTGTAATTTTAATTACTACTAAAAGTGGTAAAGTTGGTAAAACAAAATTTAGCTATCAAACGTATACTGGTATTAAAAGTGCACATGGTAGTGATGATTACAGAAAAAGTGTATCTGAATGGGCTAAAATAGAACAAGCTGCAACAGGTACTCTTTCAAATGAAACTCAGTATGCACAATTATTAGTGCAGGCTACGGGTGTTGATAGAGATTGGCAAGATGTTTTCTTCGACGGAGGTGCTATAACAAGTCATTCTTTATCTGCAAGAGGTGGTTCAGAAGATACTAAGTTTAGTACATCCTTAAGGTATCTTCATGATGAAGGTGTCGTAATTACCGATGACTATAAATTGTTCTCAGCTAATATGAAAGTAGATTCTAAAATTGGTGAAAGAGCAAAATTTGGAATTAGAGCTACACCTTCTTATACAAAACAAAGAAGATTACCAACTTCTATTCACAATCCTACGCGTCAATCTCCTTGGTTACCAATTTATCATACAGAAGAATCGCTTCAATTTATAAATAGAGATAACTATCCAGATGTTGGAGTAGGAGATTATTTCTACGAAAACCATCTTGTTGAATTAGATGTAAATGGAGATGGTAACGATAGCAGACCACGTACTTCTGGTGATTCTAACCCATACGCACAGTATGTAGAAAGAGAGCATTTTGAGTATAATACTAAATTATTCGGTTCTACATATTTAAGCTATGAGCTTTTAGATGGTCTTACGGCTAAAACATCATTAGGTGTTACTCTAGAGCAAAGAAAAAGAACCAGATATGATGGTGTATTAAATCATGCAAGTGGTAATTCTAGAGCTTCTTATTATTTAGCAAATAGATTCAAAACTAGAATTATTTCTGATAACACATTAAATTATAACAAAACATTTGGTGATGATCACGACTTAAGCTTGTTACTTGGTGCAACCATTCAGAAAAGAAAGTCTGAAGAAAGTATTACTACAGGTAGTGGTTTTTCAAATGATTTACTTAAAAACTTTCAAGGAGCTACTTTAGTTGATCTACCTACAGAAATTAATACTGAGCTTAAAAAGTTAGGTTACTTTGCAAGGGTTAATTACGCCTACAAAGGCAAATATTTATTAAACGCTTCTTTTAGACGAGATGGTAGTTCGGTATTTGGTATCGATTCTAAATGGGGTAACTTCCCTGCTGTATCGGTAGGTTGGAATGTTGCTAAAGAAAATTTCTTACTAAATAGCGACGTAGTTAATACTTTAAAATTCAGAGGGAGTTACGGTCTTACCGGGGCAGAGAATTTTAATGTAGGTGATGATATTGTCAACTCATGGCCTTATTTAGCATTGTTACAAAATTCTAATGCAATTGATGATGGTAGTATTGCTGCTGGTGTATCGCCACTAAATATTGCAAACACATTATTACAATGGGAAGCTTCGAAAGAATTTACTGTTGGTTTAGATTACGGCTTTTTCAATAATAGAATCTCTGGTTCTATTGATTATTATCAAAGAACGAGTGATGAATTACTGTTGAACAACCCAGTTTCTTACATATCTGGATTTAATAGTGGTATTGTGAATTTAGGTGAGGTGCAAAACAAAGGTATTGAACTTGAGTTGAGAACTAGAAATGTTTCTAATGAAAATTTCTCTTGGAATTCAACTTTTATCGCTTCTACGAATAAAAATGAATTATTAAGTTTTGGAGATTCTAACAATGCTTTGATAGAAGATGATTATGGTAGAAATTCTCAATGGATTAACAGAATTGGAGAGCCAATATCTTCTTTCTGGGGATACGTTGTAGATGAGGAAGCTTTTGATGAAACTTCTTTTAGAACAACATATGTTGACAGTCCTTGGAACAGAATTAATGGTCAATCTGATGATACGATTGTTAAAGATTTGAATGGAGATGGTTTAATAACTGAAGAAGACAAAACTATTTTAGGTAGTCCTTATCCAGATTTAGTTTACAGTTTTACCAATGAATTCAAATTCGGAAATGTTGATTTTTCATTTATGGTTCAAGGTAGCTTAGGTGCACAGGTAAATAATATTGGTGATCAATATTTCTACAACTGGTTCGGTAACAGAACAAGAAGTGGTGGAGAGTTAGAGGCAGTGGCTAATGGTTTGGTATCTGATGTTTCATTTATTCAAGAAAAGGTATTGACAAGTGATGTTATTGCAAGTGCAGATTACTTCTCTTTACGTAATGTAAATCTTGGTTATAATTTTTCAAATGATGTTGCAGAACGTATAGGGGTGAGTGGCTTAAGAGTTTATGCTACTGCTCAGAATCTGCTTTATATCACTGCAGATGATTACCATGGTTTCAATCCAGAACATATAGATGGTAGCAATCCAAGAGCTTATGGTTCTCAAAGGGCAGGTACGCCAATCTTTAGAACAATAACATTTGGTCTTAACGTTGACTTTTAA
- a CDS encoding RagB/SusD family nutrient uptake outer membrane protein produces the protein MKHIKYIIFAVTVSVFVSCDTEEFLNPLPDTAVAVDGFFQSDADVLSGVYGIYDALQGVNSNTESNIGDFNRGVQFEHLLTEHRTDNTRNATLEGSKADFHRYVVNANNVESEDYYASMYEVIFRANNILDFIDVADAGNQARYTAEAKFLRAYAYFKLVRMFGAVPLVTSVVGPTDNEALFTRIPEAQVYDQIIADLEEAVTVLDNSSKSRASKAAAQGILAKVYLSLESPDYSAAQQLCESIVNSGSFSLESNFHDVFYSELNDEIIFAVQYQTGNSSESQSFSSEFTSSTRAGSEDGQNIVNENLVLDFAAYGGNRTAESYITFGTSNEVIKFLPEGSDITTTPPSYGSSARDAGNDYIALRYADVLLMHVEAIMAGGASTTSSAAIASFQAVRDRAGLTATVSTITKEDLLVERRVELAFENQRWFDLLRFGVAESVLSAHSAEMGYVFDARKLLLPIPAREINISGGLLTQNPGY, from the coding sequence ATGAAACATATAAAATATATAATTTTTGCCGTAACAGTATCTGTTTTTGTTTCCTGCGATACTGAGGAATTTTTAAATCCATTACCAGATACGGCAGTTGCTGTAGACGGGTTCTTTCAATCTGATGCAGATGTATTGTCTGGAGTATATGGAATTTACGATGCCTTGCAAGGTGTAAATAGTAATACTGAATCTAATATTGGTGATTTCAATAGAGGCGTTCAATTTGAACACCTTTTAACTGAGCATCGTACAGATAATACAAGAAATGCAACACTTGAGGGTTCTAAAGCCGATTTTCACAGGTATGTTGTTAATGCTAATAATGTAGAATCTGAAGATTATTATGCTTCTATGTATGAAGTTATTTTCAGAGCTAACAACATCTTAGATTTTATTGATGTTGCAGATGCCGGTAATCAAGCAAGGTATACTGCTGAAGCTAAGTTTTTAAGAGCGTATGCATACTTTAAGCTAGTTAGAATGTTCGGTGCAGTGCCGTTGGTAACTTCAGTGGTAGGTCCTACAGATAACGAAGCACTTTTTACTAGAATACCAGAAGCTCAGGTTTATGATCAAATTATAGCCGATTTAGAAGAAGCCGTAACCGTTTTAGATAATTCATCTAAATCAAGAGCGTCAAAAGCTGCGGCTCAAGGAATCTTGGCGAAAGTTTATCTTTCTCTTGAATCTCCAGATTATAGTGCTGCACAACAATTATGTGAGTCAATTGTTAATAGTGGTAGTTTTAGTTTAGAAAGTAACTTTCATGATGTCTTTTATAGTGAGTTGAACGATGAAATTATTTTTGCAGTTCAATACCAAACTGGTAATAGTTCTGAAAGTCAAAGTTTTTCATCTGAATTTACTTCTTCAACTCGTGCGGGTTCAGAGGATGGACAAAACATTGTAAACGAAAATTTAGTTCTAGACTTTGCTGCCTATGGCGGTAATAGAACAGCTGAATCATATATTACATTTGGCACATCAAATGAAGTAATTAAGTTTTTACCTGAAGGGTCAGATATTACAACTACACCACCTTCTTATGGGTCAAGTGCTAGAGATGCTGGTAATGATTATATAGCATTACGTTATGCAGATGTTCTTTTAATGCATGTTGAGGCAATTATGGCAGGCGGTGCATCGACTACAAGTTCTGCTGCGATAGCTTCTTTTCAAGCGGTAAGAGATAGAGCTGGGTTAACAGCAACTGTTTCTACGATTACCAAAGAAGATTTGTTAGTTGAAAGAAGAGTAGAATTGGCTTTTGAGAATCAACGTTGGTTCGACTTACTTAGGTTCGGTGTAGCTGAATCTGTACTAAGTGCTCATTCTGCGGAGATGGGATATGTATTTGATGCAAGAAAATTATTATTGCCTATTCCAGCAAGAGAAATAAATATAAGCGGCGGACTATTAACACAAAACCCGGGATATTAA